In Mycetocola zhujimingii, one DNA window encodes the following:
- a CDS encoding SDR family oxidoreductase: MTLEAAAGALRDGGVLVVAAWIRGYLPNTSSIDYAASKAAALSVMKSFAKELGPRRLRANAVAPGRIETELTERGAGLLEQRAGRTSPRRRSVASWRSPAQMRPAPSPPAPS, encoded by the coding sequence CTGACGCTGGAGGCGGCGGCCGGGGCACTCCGAGACGGTGGGGTCCTCGTCGTGGCCGCTTGGATTCGGGGTTATCTGCCGAACACGTCCTCGATCGACTACGCAGCCTCGAAGGCAGCCGCGCTCAGCGTAATGAAGTCATTCGCGAAGGAGCTCGGTCCACGCAGGCTACGGGCGAACGCCGTCGCCCCTGGCCGCATAGAGACCGAGTTGACCGAGCGGGGAGCCGGGCTGCTCGAGCAGCGCGCGGGCAGGACCTCGCCGCGCAGACGATCAGTGGCCTCATGGCGCTCACCGGCACAGATGAGACCGGCCCCGTCTCCACCGGCACCTTCATGA
- a CDS encoding DUF5597 domain-containing protein: MAWNEVEAAEGRFDFTIVDEILRLARSSDQRLILIWFGAFKNATSVYAPRWVREDTERFPRAHLGPVAFPLPFSYPGSTSKPVLSVFSNALRKADRAAYVALMRYLAEHDEGYTCVMTQVENEVGLLGAGRDHSPEAERRWTAAIPPSVLQQLRDRPELLSANAALRLADAAGNRSWQDVFGADGSGDELFMTWGFATYVEDLAAAGKREHPLPAFTNAWLGPQPGQPVAGMYPSGGPVASMIGLWRALAPSLDLIAPDIYVSDVEPVLQQYSVNGNPLFVPEARFRAGDMAMAVGSYGAIGYHVFGLDDGLIDNQHAQLTIFLRGFEQEVIAAQGEGRIVGFALAPGDTEKTVEVAGLSLTVRDAFHQYSRMLFDVGVSIDPPAALPTQTIEAARGAHPADERPFGVVIVLDSNELVVIGQRFMIDVTRPGFLTEIDEAREVLPSSNGMRPSRYLNGDERLLLTGTNRITAVRLRLLHRPATEPVKE, encoded by the coding sequence GTGGCTTGGAACGAAGTCGAAGCTGCAGAAGGGCGGTTCGACTTCACGATCGTCGACGAAATATTGCGCCTCGCGCGATCGTCGGACCAGCGACTCATCCTGATCTGGTTCGGCGCCTTCAAGAACGCCACCTCCGTTTACGCGCCGCGCTGGGTGCGGGAGGACACAGAGCGGTTCCCTCGAGCCCATCTCGGCCCGGTTGCCTTCCCGCTCCCCTTCTCCTACCCCGGGTCGACGTCCAAGCCGGTGCTGTCGGTATTCAGTAACGCGTTGCGCAAGGCGGACCGCGCCGCGTACGTGGCCCTGATGCGGTACCTCGCCGAGCACGACGAGGGGTACACCTGCGTCATGACCCAGGTTGAGAACGAGGTCGGCCTGCTAGGCGCCGGACGTGATCACTCGCCCGAGGCCGAGCGGCGATGGACCGCCGCTATTCCACCATCGGTGCTGCAGCAGCTCCGAGATCGACCGGAGCTGCTCTCCGCGAACGCGGCGCTGCGGCTGGCTGATGCAGCCGGTAATCGATCGTGGCAAGACGTCTTCGGCGCGGACGGTTCGGGGGACGAGCTCTTCATGACCTGGGGGTTCGCGACCTACGTCGAGGACCTCGCCGCGGCGGGCAAGCGCGAGCACCCTCTCCCCGCCTTTACCAACGCTTGGCTGGGACCGCAGCCGGGCCAACCGGTCGCCGGCATGTATCCAAGCGGTGGGCCCGTCGCATCTATGATCGGTCTCTGGCGAGCGCTCGCGCCGTCACTGGACCTCATCGCCCCCGACATCTACGTTTCTGACGTCGAACCCGTGCTCCAGCAGTACTCCGTCAACGGCAACCCACTGTTCGTCCCCGAGGCCCGGTTCCGCGCTGGCGACATGGCGATGGCGGTTGGCTCCTACGGCGCGATCGGATACCACGTCTTCGGACTCGACGACGGTCTCATCGATAACCAGCACGCGCAGCTCACCATCTTCCTGAGGGGATTTGAGCAGGAGGTGATCGCTGCGCAAGGCGAGGGCCGCATCGTGGGATTCGCCCTCGCCCCGGGCGACACCGAAAAGACCGTCGAGGTCGCCGGACTGTCACTGACCGTGCGCGACGCGTTCCACCAGTACTCGCGGATGCTCTTCGACGTGGGGGTCTCTATCGACCCACCGGCCGCTCTACCGACCCAGACCATCGAGGCTGCTCGCGGCGCACACCCCGCTGACGAGCGACCCTTCGGCGTTGTCATCGTGCTGGACTCAAACGAGCTCGTCGTCATCGGCCAGCGATTCATGATCGATGTGACGCGCCCCGGCTTCTTGACCGAGATCGACGAGGCGCGCGAGGTTCTCCCGTCCTCAAACGGTATGCGCCCGAGCCGGTACCTTAACGGCGACGAGCGCCTCCTCCTCACGGGCACGAACAGGATCACCGCCGTGCGTCTCCGCCTCCTCCACCGCCCTGCCACCGAACCAGTTAAGGAGTGA